The DNA sequence ATGATTTAGCTAAATGTTCACTTTCTGATTATCTGGAGCTCAAAATGCTCACCTTTTCCCAAATTTCTTAAGACCCATTGATCCCCTTGTACATGTGTGTAGAAAGTTTGATCAATCACTGCAGCACCATCCTTCTGTTTTTTTATCTATAAGATCTAGTTCTATTGATTTTTTACAGCTACTGTATAATTATCTTCAATAGCAAATACAGTAATGATAGGAATATGCAGGTCTGTGAGTGATCATATTCATACCCAAAGAATCCAATTAcatgaattttccttttaaacTAATCACTATACAATAGCAAAAGAAATTTTAATGAACATCAAATGTGGCTAGCCAAAAAGGACTTGAACCATGATCAAAGTAGCAACATATGGAGACATATTTCATCAAAAGTTTTGATAAATACCTGAATACGTACATCCATAGGCAGGCCCATATGGTTAAGGAAGACGCGACCAACCTTCTCCCAATATACAGAACTCCCTTTATCTTCCAAATCACTGTGAATCAACTGATATTGCCCCTCCTCAAATGGAACATCACACCCTACCCACACATACAAAATTTTAGGCTTCTTGTCGCCTAATTTCACATCTTGagctagcaaaaaaaaaactgatcttGAATCAAGGACCCCGGAAGAAGGCATTTCCACCTTTTCCATGGTTGGCCACTGGTACAGAACAGGTTGCCTTACTTCTCCCTCGGTTGAATAATTCAATGGCAAATTACAAAATTCTTTATCATACTCTACTTGCATTTCACTGCCAGCACCAAAAAGGTCAATATGGGACATCAACTCTTTCCCACTCGATTCATCACCATCTCTGTGCTCAAACTGGTTGGATCCATTATCGATCATCATATCTTCTTCTAAGTCAGGGAGAGAAAACGACCATGACCTTACTATTTTTCTGGGGGCTTTTGAATGCATGAGAGTGTTGACTGATGGTGATAACACCAATGATGGAGGACTGCTTCCTCTGCGTTCTGCAAGAGAGGGAGAATTCCCCTTACACGGCAGTACACAGGCCTTTTCCACCCTCGAAGCAGCAAGAGAGGAGAAAGTCCCTGTACATGGCAAACAAGTCTTTTCCTCATgggagggagaggaagagggacCCTTCACAACCATTAGTTCTTTAAATTCTGAAGATGAAGGTGAAGGCTGAGAAGACAAGAATGAAAGATCAGACCAATTAGAGGAGCCAGGTGAGAAGGTGAACGAACTAGAAGAATCTGATGGTGAAGGTAAGAGAGACTTGGAATTGTAGCTGGTATTAGAATAACAGGAGAAGGAATCCGGAGACCGATATGGAGGAGATGGTGACAACCAAGAATCAGTGGGAGAGCGAGGGTGTTCTTCCGATGGCGATGGTGAAGGTGACTGAGGCTTGGAATTGTAAGTGGAGCTGGAATTAGAATAACAGGATAAGGAATCCGGGGAACGACATGGAGGGGATGGTGACAACCAATAATCAGTGGGAGAGCGAGGGTGTTCTTCAGAAACGTCTTTGCAAGAATCCATGAAAATCGTATCTGGTTTATCACCCATATGGGCATTTATCAACAACTTGGATGATGTCAACAGTTCTTTCACAATCCCACTGGCAAGTTTCCGTCTCAGCTTTCCCCAACCATTTTCTCTAGCAGGAAGATGAGTCTCTGATCCTGTCGCCGACAAGGGGAACGGCGGAACAACACCACCGGAAAGAGCTTTATGGAAAATTTCGTAGTCAGCATCGTATTCTCTCACCTTCTTGTTACCCACACCAAGACTGATAGCCGCTGCAACCTGATCCTTTCCTTGTTTTTCATCTTTTCCCTTCCCCACAACATCGTCGGCAAGGACAGGGGCATTGGCGAGGGCATCCCAGAACTCTGAAGGCTCTTTCCCCTCATCGATTCTCACAATGGGTCCTTGAGCTCTCTCGTAACGAACGACCTGAGACGCAGCAGAACTGGCGTGATTCAACATCATTTGCGTACAATTCTTCCCGACCCAGATGTAAATCGCCGAGGGTACATGAACGATGAAAGCCCCACGAGAATCGAGGCCGAGCGCACCTGGATGATTCAACATTTTGGGAACCAAATGGAGGGAATCGTAGGAAGAGTGAGGGGCCATCCGATACATCCGAAGCACAGAGTTGGGGCTGGGCGGGAGGCCCGGAACGGCGTGAACCCTCTTCTGGCACTGCAGGAGCTGGCAGGCGAAGCCCATGTTTGGGTTTGTGATCCCACGAGCAGCCTTCACGTAATGGAACGCATCCTCAAAGCTCTGGCCGTCCCTCCACATGAGATAGGCAATGACCAAGGAGGTGGAACGGGAGACACCCTGGCAGCAGTGGACGAGGACACGCCCTCCATGTTCCCGTACATCTTCGAAGTAATCGAAGACGTCGTAGAGGATACTGGTGATGTCCTCGGAGGGGCTGTCTTGCAACCACAAGGTCTTGTAGATGAGATCGTTCTTGAAGTACTCGGGAGACACGAACCCAACACAGTTAAGGACATGGGTAATACCATTCTGGCGAAGGGTCTCACGGTTCCTGGCGACGGCGTCGCTACCGAGGTAGATATGGTCAGCGATCCTGGAGCATTCCTTGTCGAAAAAGGCGAGCTTGTCCTTGCGGAGCAGGAAATCACCGTCAAGGTGTCTGGGGGAAGATGATGCAGACGAGGATGACGGACGACCACGGTTGGCGCTAGGAGTAGGTGGATGGGGCCATTGGCCGAGGTCGTCGGAGCCGGGAATGGGCCACTCTTCAACGGGGCGGCGAGTGATGGAAAGGGGTTGCAGGGGAGGAAGGCAGGACCTAGCCTTGCTGGGTTGTTTGGGGTTGGAACCAGAACTAGGGTTAGAACAAGAAGGAGACCATCGATCAGACCATGAAACGGAACGAAGATAGGTCTTCCGATGTCCACCGCCGGCCACACCACCGTCGTTCCCTTGTTCTTCCAACATCCTACTCCGTTGTCTGTTCACTTACCGTCGGAACAGAGACGGAAGCTGGGCAATTGGATTTGGATGATCAATATGACGACGACCCATCACAGAATAAACAATTCCCGAACAAGGGTTTGCAGAGAAAGGGAAATAGCTAAGGCTGATGGATAACTGATACAGAAAGTTTGATTGCTTTATTGGGTTCTCTCTGTTAATTgtatcagagaagaagaagaagtaggggagattgggattgggattgggattgggagaAGAAAATTCAAACACAACTACGACTGAGTAAAAGCATGGACCATAGGCTTTGGTGGAATATGGCAATATGGATTCAACTCAACAACAGTTCGAAAGTGAACGATtagaaattagaaagaaaaggaaagttttCGTTACTTTTGTAATTTCTTAATCGTGTTTAGTTGGGTTTGTTGAACAGTTGAAGAGACTTACTAGCAGTTGCTGTTTTTAagtacagaagaagaagaagagagagagagagagaggggaaacg is a window from the Macadamia integrifolia cultivar HAES 741 chromosome 5, SCU_Mint_v3, whole genome shotgun sequence genome containing:
- the LOC122079950 gene encoding protein-tyrosine-phosphatase MKP1-like, producing MLEEQGNDGGVAGGGHRKTYLRSVSWSDRWSPSCSNPSSGSNPKQPSKARSCLPPLQPLSITRRPVEEWPIPGSDDLGQWPHPPTPSANRGRPSSSSASSSPRHLDGDFLLRKDKLAFFDKECSRIADHIYLGSDAVARNRETLRQNGITHVLNCVGFVSPEYFKNDLIYKTLWLQDSPSEDITSILYDVFDYFEDVREHGGRVLVHCCQGVSRSTSLVIAYLMWRDGQSFEDAFHYVKAARGITNPNMGFACQLLQCQKRVHAVPGLPPSPNSVLRMYRMAPHSSYDSLHLVPKMLNHPGALGLDSRGAFIVHVPSAIYIWVGKNCTQMMLNHASSAASQVVRYERAQGPIVRIDEGKEPSEFWDALANAPVLADDVVGKGKDEKQGKDQVAAAISLGVGNKKVREYDADYEIFHKALSGGVVPPFPLSATGSETHLPARENGWGKLRRKLASGIVKELLTSSKLLINAHMGDKPDTIFMDSCKDVSEEHPRSPTDYWLSPSPPCRSPDSLSCYSNSSSTYNSKPQSPSPSPSEEHPRSPTDSWLSPSPPYRSPDSFSCYSNTSYNSKSLLPSPSDSSSSFTFSPGSSNWSDLSFLSSQPSPSSSEFKELMVVKGPSSSPSHEEKTCLPCTGTFSSLAASRVEKACVLPCKGNSPSLAERRGSSPPSLVLSPSVNTLMHSKAPRKIVRSWSFSLPDLEEDMMIDNGSNQFEHRDGDESSGKELMSHIDLFGAGSEMQVEYDKEFCNLPLNYSTEGEVRQPVLYQWPTMEKVEMPSSGVLDSRSVFFLLAQDVKLGDKKPKILYVWVGCDVPFEEGQYQLIHSDLEDKGSSVYWEKVGRVFLNHMGLPMDVRIQVVRDRKEAEQLIDGSNRFSFQQVEDDCHR